Proteins co-encoded in one Zonotrichia albicollis isolate bZonAlb1 chromosome 30, bZonAlb1.hap1, whole genome shotgun sequence genomic window:
- the NHLH1 gene encoding helix-loop-helix protein 1, with protein MMLNSEPPSLSIPSSHPDPAPSPAAGAGSGAGSGSGSGAGAGAEPLSREERRRRRRATAKYRTAHATRERIRVEAFNVAFAELRRLLPTLPPDKKLSKIEILRLAICYISYLNHVLDV; from the coding sequence ATGATGCTGAACTCCGAGCCCCCgtccctctccatcccctcaTCCCACCCCGAccccgctccctccccggcTGCCGGTGCCGGTTCTGGCGCCGGTTCCGGTTCCGGttccggtgccggtgccggtgcggAGCCCCTGAGCCGCGAGGAGCGGCGGCGCCGGCGCCGGGCCACGGCCAAGTACCGGACGGCGCACGCGACCCGCGAGCGCATCCGCGTCGAGGCCTTCAACGTGGCCTTCGCCGAGCTGCGGcgcctgctgcccacgctgccgCCCGACAAGAAACTGTCCAAGATCGAGATCCTGCGCCTGGCCATCTGCTACATCTCCTACCTGAACCACGTCCTGGACGTGTGA